One window of the Sparus aurata chromosome 7, fSpaAur1.1, whole genome shotgun sequence genome contains the following:
- the dclre1b gene encoding 5' exonuclease Apollo — translation MSGKVIPHTPLAVDFWQLRKCPGTRLFFLSHMHSDHTVGLTSTWINRPIYCSPTTATLLRLKLQVKEQWIHPLELGDPYLLPLDDIGKEGLTVTLIDANHCPGAVMFLFEAYFGSILYTGDFRYNPSMLREPCLRTNTTIDVLYLDNTNCDPNRILPSRQRATQHIKEIIRSHPNHNIVIGLYTLGKESLLLELAMEFKTWIEVSFERMQTLRALELPDVFTTDPGAGRIRVVEQSAICSAAVHQWNRDQPTLAILPTSRPLVSFHPNVHVVPYSDHSSYQELEDFVSALKPTSIVPIVGNYVPGSLSALVPSRKRHEFLVPESVRHYMLRQPESQLSSSEYNSLRRRHFRPLAPKGVVFESPVRGSRMSCEEASEAECLEQDASEEEMDTENIEKDSDCILIDLSKDLSSNKHRRGAGDMWNASIVRTASEDMVPLSQLTHSSFAPVESVTNSKACSPPVRTMRRPFETDVKTINITAASDYTRQHSRHGEQNNTLSDGDSMSQQSEYGNDQDEDTMSNDHSPSQHYGHGADQNDNVTLMQRSRNHYSHTSSHSSAVLRQKYTEEIENSILDDPPFTRDDFKGLLMQSFVKHSPLCPVYRAKKTCQTDSVT, via the exons ATGTCAGGGAAAGTCATCCCGCACACCCCGCTGGCCGTGGACTTCTGGCAGCTACGGAAGTGTCCAGGCACACGGTTGTTCTTCCTGTCCCACATGCACTCCGACCACACGGTGGGGTTGACCTCCACTTGGATCAACCGGCCCATCTACTGCTCACCGACCACTGCCACCCTGCTCAGACTCAAGCTACAG GTGAAAGAACAGTGGATTCATCCCTTAGAGCTGGGTGATCCGTACCTGCTGCCCCTGGATGATATCGGCAAAGAGGGGCTGACAGTCACACTGATAGATGCAAACCACTGTCCAGGAGCTGTCATGTTTCTCTTTGAAGCCTACTTTGGCTCTATTCTCTACACTG GTGACTTCAGATACAATCCCTCTATGTTGCGTGAGCCGTGCCTGAGGACCAACACCACTATAGATGTCCTGTACCTGGACAACACCAACTGTGATCCCAACCGCATCCTCCCATCTAGACAGAGAGCCACTCAACATATCAAAGAGATCATCCGCAGCCACCCAAACCACAACATTGTCATTG GCCTGTATACACTGGGTAAAGAGTCCCTGCTGTTGGAGCTGGCCATGGAGTTTAAAACCTGGATCGAGGTGAGTTTtgagaggatgcagaccctcaGAGCTCTTGAGCTGCCTGACGTCTTCACCACTGACCCAGGAGCTGGTCGTATCCGAGTCGTGGAGCAGTCGGCGATCTGCTCCGCTGCTGTACACCAGTGGAACAGAGACCAACCCACTTTGGCCATCTTGCCCACCAGCAGGCCCTTGGTCTCCTTTCACCCCAATGTTCATGTAGTGCCATACTCCGACCACTCCTCTTACCAAGAGCTGGAGGATTTTGTCTCTGCCCTTAAACCTACTTCCATTGTGCCCATTGTAGGAAACTATGTACCTGGAAGCCTCTCTGCCCTAGTGCCCAGCAGAAAGCGTCATGAATTCCTGGTGCCTGAGTCAGTCCGACACTACATGTTGAGACAGCCTGAGAGCCAGCTCAGCTCATCAGAGTACAACAGCCTTAGGCGCAGACATTTCCGACCTCTTGCTCCCAAAGGGGTGGTATTTGAGTCTCCTGTAAGAGGATCCAGGATGTCATGCGAAGAAGCCTCGGAGGCAGAGTGCTTGGAGCAGGATGCCTCTGAAGAAGAGATGGACacagaaaatattgaaaaagaCTCTGACTGTATCCTCATTGACCTTTCCAAAGACCTCtcctcaaacaaacacagacgagGGGCTGGAGACATGTGGAATGCCAGCATTGTCAGAACAGCGTCTGAAGATATGGTGCCACTCAGTCAACTCACCCACAGCAGCTTTGCTCCAGTGGAGAGCGTGACAAACAGCAAGGCATGCTCACCACCGGTCAGGACCATGAGAAGGCCTTTTGAAACTGACGTCAAAACCATCAACATCACAGCAGCAAGTGATTACACGCGACAGCATAGCAGACACggagaacaaaacaacacattgtcAGATGGTGATAGCATGAGTCAGCAAAGTGAGTATGGAAATGATCAGGATGAAGACACCATGTCAAATGACCATAGCCCGAGTCAGCACTATGGACATGGAGCTGATCAGAATGACAACGTGACACTAATGCAAAGGAGCCGCAATCACTATTCCCACACTTCATCTCACTCCTCAGCCGTGCTGCGGCAGAAGTATACAGAGGAGATTGAAAACAGTATTTTAGATGATCCCCCCTTCACAAGGGATGACTTTAAGGGCCTTCTGATGCAGAGCTTTGTGAAACACTCTCCACTCTGTCCAGTATATCGTGCAAAAAAGACATGTCAGACAGATAGTGTGACCTGA